The sequence tggaTCCATctctggctattagccaggccgggcagggatgcagccccctcctctgggtgtccctaaacctctgactgccagaagctgggagtggacgacgggatggatcactcaatgattccctgttctgtgccttccctctggggcccctggcattggcAGACGGGACGCTGGGCTAGAGGGActcttggtctgacccagcctggtgGTTCTGATCTAGCGCACGAAGAGATCCCCCTGCTCTAGTTGCCTCTGGGCAGTGCTGCGATGTGCCCTGTGGCAGGTTGGGGTGCGAATCGTGGGGTTTCCTCAAGTCTGGGGCAGTGTggttttctctggccaggagtcCCCCAGTGGTGGCAGATGTAGGGGCTTTAACCTCTGGGTCCCCTGGAGTTTTATCAGAGTTGGGGTTGGGTTTCCTTCcaatcccctcctccctcttACCCTGGGTGCCTGGGGGGTTTCCCTTCCCCTGCGACTTGCGTCCTCCATGGGCCCTTCATTCAAGGGCAGTTTCCCAGCCTCTAAACCTGTGGATGGTTTTCACCTCACGGCTGCCTTCGCCTCCCCTGTAATTACCCATAACAGCTGCTCCTGGCATCGGACCGGACAGTTATCCACGGTCACCTTCAGCCACTGCCCCCATTATCCATTTTGTCATCAAACGACACATTTTATCCACATACGCAACGTGAGGGACATAGTCAAACACCCTGAAGTTTCTATACTTCAGTCGATAGCTCttgggtctggtgggttagagcgggggggctgagagccaggactcctgggttctaacacCCCCATCTCCTGCAGTCTCCCCGTATTACCGGACCAAGCTTCGTGGACTCTACACAACTGCCAAAGCTGACGCGGAGGCTGAGTGCAAGTGAGTGCCCCctccttcccgccccctgcagctgccGATGACCCCGCCCCACTGCTCACCCCTGTCTGTCCTCTCACCCCCAGCATCCTACGCAAGGCGCTGGACAAGATTGCGGAGATCAAATCCCTTCTGGAAGAGCGGCGCATTGGTGAGTGTCCCCCCGCCCTGTGCCTTTCCCCAGAATAGGCCACGGGGTCCAGCCCCACACTGGGGACACTCAGCATTTGGTATGAGCAGGAACTCTCATCATCCCTTGGGGCTAGGACAATGGAATGTCTCTAAGGAGGACGGGAATGCCCATGATCCACTGGGGCTGGGTGTCTCTGCTTCGGCGTGCTGGGGTCGGGGATCCGGGGCCTGCAGTCTCATAAATGGGGTGAATGGGAGATGTGGGACGCCCAGGGTGCGTGTGGCAATGTGGGCTGGGTGGCATGTGAACACAGGCTCAATGTGTCTGCAATGGGGTCAGTGTCTGTGTCCAAGTCccggggggcaggaaggaggggctCCCCCTAGCTCTATGGGGCTCACCCCactttctcccccacccacagccgCCAAGATTGCCGGGCTCTACAACGAGTCAGAGCCACCCCGCAAGACCATGCGCCGGGGCGTCCTCATGACCCTCCTCCAGCAGTCAGCAATGACGCTGCCCCTGTGGAtcggcaagcctggggacaagtGAGTGTCGCTGGGGTGGCACAGGGCAGCCTGGGCTGGGATTCTGGCCCCACACCTGAGCTAACctcaccctcctctccccacaggccACCCCCACTCTGCGGCGCTATCCCCGCTGCCAGCGATTACGTGGCCAAGCCGGGGGACAAGGTGGCCGCTCGTGTCAAGGCCGTGGACGGGGACGAGCAATGGATCTTGGCCGAAGTGGTGAGCTACAGCCACGCCACCAACAAGTGAGCACCGGGTGTGGGTCCCCTGGGGACCGCCGGGGGGCCGGAGCCAATGGCAATGCCGTGGAAGTCAGCCCCCCGCAGCTGCAGCTACCTTGGGGCATCCAGCCATGGAGCTGGGCAACAAGGGGTACCAGACAATCCTGTGTTGATCCCTTGGCTCATGTCTCAAGGGAGCTGGCTCTGGAGCAGGGGGGGACAAACATTTCTCTGGCCAATCAAGTGCTGTAAGCTATAGTCACCCAGTCTTTGGGGCATAGAAATGCAGTCTAGGCGCTCAAGGGAGATGGCTCTATGATCCTGCAATCTTTTGGACTTAAGTCCCATTCTCTTGCCACTTCAGAATGGTAACTCTATGGCTCTCTAACCTTAGGGAGGTGGAAACGCCTCTCTAGACGCTGCAGGATGGCATCCCTATGGTTTCCGCTGTCTTGGTAGCATAGAAACCCCTTTCCAACTTTGCAGCCGGTGTGACGCTGGTTCTACAACTTCAGAGGAATGGAGGCTCCTCTCTAGCTGCCCGAGGGTGATGGCTCTGTGGTGCTGGAGTGGTCAAGTCATAGGATAACATGGGAATGCTTATTTAGGGACTTAACGGAGATGGCTCTATGGTATTGCAACTGTAAGGGCATAGAAACTCTCTAGCCACTCAAAGGAGATGGCTCTATGGTTCTCCATTAAGAGCTGCATAGGAATGCCTCTCTAGCCGCTCAGTGGAGATGGCTCTATGGTTCTGCAGCTTTAGGTCCTCCCCTTGCCTATCTCCTCAGGCCATCTCCTCTCTTTGCAGGTACGAGGTGGATGATATCGATGAAGAAGGCAAAGAGTAAGTGAGAGGAGAGGAacggagaggggagggggaggctctcTCGTCCGGAGCGGGGGGTCCCTGTCTCACCCTGTCTCCCCCGCCAGGCGTCACACCCTGAGCCGCCGCCGCATCATCCCGTTGCCCCAGTGGAAGGCGAACCCTGAGACAGACCCCGAGGCGCTGTTCCAGAAGGACCAGCTGGTGTTGGCGCTGTATCCCCAGACCACCTGCTTCTACCGGGCCCTGATCCACGCCCCACCCCAGCGGGTAAGGGGCCCTTCCCCTCTCGGGGGCACTGGTGCGAGACTGGCTGGCTCACGGagggggcatgggatgggggcCTTTCCCTGCTAAGAGCTACCCACACCCATCCagcccagggcggggactggctggctcagtggggcagggaatgggacgtGGGGCCTATCCcctgtggggggcactggctgtgatccagcctcagggcagggactggctggttcAGGGGGACAAGAAATGGGACGTGGGGCCTGTCCCCTTTGGGGGGGGTGCCGGCTCTGATCCGGCCCCGGGGCAGGGACTGGGATGTGGGGCCTGTCCCCTTTTGGGGGGCGCCAGCtctgatccggccccagggcggggactggctggctcaggggggcagagaaTAGGACTCGaggcctgtcccctctgggggtgccggctcccatccagccccagggtggggacctgctggctcaggggggtcaGGGACTGGGACGCGGGGCCTGTCCCCTGTGGGGGGTGCCGGCTCCCACCCTCCCCAAGGCGAggggtggctggggtggggaagagctcCAGCCCCCTCACGCTGCCTCTCTCCAGCCCCAGGATGATTACTCGGTGCTCTTCGAGGACACGTCCTACGCGGACGGCTACTCCCCGCCCCTCAACGTGGCCCAGAGATACGTGGTGGCCTGTAAGGAGACCAAGAAGAAGTGAGGCGGTGGGGGCGGAGCTTGGGGGGGGACCTGTGAGTATAATAAaggcttctccgcccccccattGCACTCTGCTGTGGTTCATGCCAGTGCCGACGCCACCCCTGGCTTGGGGCCGAGGGAACCGCGCCCCACGGAGTCAGGGCAAGTCAGCATGTTCCAGCAGAGCCTCCGGGCCCGGCGGTTCAGAGCCCCGGCGGTTCGGTTATGAAAGTAAAAACGTTCCGTGAGCCCCAGCccatctttcattacaaattgagCCCTGGGTATTTCCCACCCCCAGGCCAGTCTGGAGAGCTGGGACCCGCCTGGTACCAGCCCCCCATGTGGTCAATGTGCCCTCGAGTGggtgccagcctgtgcccccatctcCTGGCAGACCGGGCCAGGCCTTTTGTCTCGTTTCCTACCCACGACGTTGGGTTAACGCCAGGTCACCCCACATGCCCTATATCAGGGTCTTGGCCTCCTtgggccctgccccagcccccattgTGTCCGGCCCTTCAGCACTGGGCAGTGCCAGGTCCCAGCAGAGACATCGCTCTCTAGTACCTCCCTGCAGCCGCCCCATGGGACCCGCCCGGGCCCAGCTGGGCAGGTCAAGGTGAGAGACAGGGTGCAGGTGGGTCCCTGCGCCCCTGGcaggcccctccccaccacccaccatggggggggtctctgccccTCCTTTCCCCAGGGGCCATGTGGGATTGGCAGGGGGGCATGTCAGCAgcatgcccggccccagctctccCCCTAGGGTGGGAGGCACGGGCATGGaagggggctgtggctgggagtcACAGAGGCCTCTGGCTTTATCAG comes from Lepidochelys kempii isolate rLepKem1 chromosome 6, rLepKem1.hap2, whole genome shotgun sequence and encodes:
- the SGF29 gene encoding LOW QUALITY PROTEIN: SAGA-associated factor 29 (The sequence of the model RefSeq protein was modified relative to this genomic sequence to represent the inferred CDS: inserted 1 base in 1 codon) — encoded protein: MALVSADSRIAELLXELHQLIKQTQEERSRSEHNLVNIQKTHERMQTENKISPYYRTKLRGLYTTAKADAEAECNILRKALDKIAEIKSLLEERRIAAKIAGLYNESEPPRKTMRRGVLMTLLQQSAMTLPLWIGKPGDKPPPLCGAIPAASDYVAKPGDKVAARVKAVDGDEQWILAEVVSYSHATNKYEVDDIDEEGKERHTLSRRRIIPLPQWKANPETDPEALFQKDQLVLALYPQTTCFYRALIHAPPQRPQDDYSVLFEDTSYADGYSPPLNVAQRYVVACKETKKK